The Longimicrobium sp. genome window below encodes:
- a CDS encoding MIP/aquaporin family protein — MTRKLLTEVIGTFFLVLTIGLTVTAGLPLAPLAIGAALMVMVYMGGAISGAHYNPAVTVAVLLRGKIAVGEAAAYMVAQVAGATLAALAVYGIVGQTFVPAPAAGASAAVVLGVEALFTFALALVVLNVATTRETAGNSYFGLAIGLTVMAGAFAGGPVSGGAFNPAVGLGPAIVTALLGSAPVAHVWFYVAGPIVGAALAAAAFRVQHPAEFEPVSVPFPAGLKQSADEPAVASEA, encoded by the coding sequence ATGACTCGCAAGCTGCTGACGGAAGTCATCGGCACCTTCTTCCTGGTGCTGACCATCGGGCTCACCGTCACCGCCGGGCTGCCGCTGGCGCCGCTGGCCATCGGCGCCGCGCTGATGGTGATGGTGTACATGGGCGGTGCCATCTCGGGCGCGCACTACAACCCGGCCGTCACGGTGGCCGTCCTCCTCCGCGGCAAGATCGCCGTGGGCGAGGCGGCTGCGTACATGGTGGCACAGGTCGCGGGCGCCACGCTGGCGGCGCTGGCGGTGTACGGCATCGTGGGGCAGACCTTCGTTCCCGCGCCGGCGGCCGGTGCTTCCGCCGCGGTGGTGCTCGGGGTCGAGGCGCTGTTCACCTTCGCGCTGGCGCTGGTGGTGCTGAACGTGGCGACCACGCGCGAAACGGCCGGCAACTCGTACTTCGGCCTGGCGATCGGGCTCACGGTGATGGCGGGCGCCTTCGCGGGCGGGCCGGTTTCCGGCGGCGCGTTCAACCCGGCGGTCGGGCTCGGCCCGGCGATCGTGACGGCGCTGCTGGGCAGCGCCCCGGTCGCGCACGTCTGGTTCTACGTCGCGGGGCCCATCGTGGGCGCGGCGCTGGCGGCGGCCGCCTTCCGCGTGCAGCACCCCGCGGAGTTCGAGCCGGTCTCGGTTCCGTTTCCCGCCGGCCTGAAGCAGTCGGCCGACGAGCCGGCGGTCGCTTCCGAGGCCTGA